From the Roseibium sp. HPY-6 genome, one window contains:
- a CDS encoding polyhydroxybutyrate depolymerase encodes MISEKLPSAACAAFLASSLLAVPTQASDLPACGGETPCTLDNGEYYIHMPENRDGDAPLGAIFYLHGHRGKAVNAIRNQGFQRMADDLGVAFVAVQGVNGTWSFPTAPRNLRDEPLFFDSVLSDLENRFDIDRDRTMLSGFSSGGFMTWYIACENSGHFSGYAPIAGAFWEPLPDTCPADNPYLFHVHGTSDTVVPLAGRWLGGGQWKQGDVFESFDVWRRQNGLGEAPAEKLTDGNLECERWAPEGGLFELCLHTGGHSVEAKWIKRAWNELGEIKGWDRKS; translated from the coding sequence TTGATTTCTGAAAAGCTACCCTCTGCCGCATGCGCCGCCTTTCTGGCCTCGTCGCTGCTGGCTGTTCCAACCCAGGCAAGCGATCTGCCCGCATGTGGAGGCGAAACGCCGTGCACGCTTGATAATGGCGAGTACTACATTCACATGCCCGAAAACCGGGACGGTGACGCGCCGCTCGGTGCGATATTTTATCTTCATGGTCATCGCGGTAAGGCCGTCAATGCCATCCGGAACCAGGGCTTCCAGCGCATGGCGGATGATCTCGGCGTGGCATTTGTCGCCGTCCAGGGCGTCAACGGCACCTGGTCCTTTCCCACGGCCCCCCGCAACCTTCGCGACGAGCCGCTCTTTTTCGACAGTGTTCTGTCCGATCTTGAAAACCGGTTTGACATCGACAGGGACCGGACGATGCTTTCCGGCTTTTCGTCGGGCGGGTTCATGACCTGGTACATCGCCTGTGAGAATTCGGGACATTTTTCTGGATATGCGCCCATTGCCGGTGCCTTCTGGGAACCGCTTCCCGACACGTGTCCCGCTGATAATCCGTATCTCTTCCACGTTCACGGGACGAGCGACACTGTTGTCCCGCTTGCGGGACGTTGGCTGGGCGGCGGCCAATGGAAGCAGGGCGACGTCTTTGAAAGCTTTGATGTCTGGCGCCGCCAGAACGGGTTGGGCGAGGCACCGGCTGAAAAACTCACCGATGGCAACCTGGAATGCGAACGCTGGGCGCCGGAAGGCGGTCTCTTCGAACTCTGTCTGCACACGGGGGGCCACAGCGTTGAAGCCAAGTGGATCAAGCGTGCCTGGAACGAGCTTGGCGAAATAAAGGGCTGGGATCGGAAAAGCTGA
- a CDS encoding CaiB/BaiF CoA-transferase family protein: MSEPTTPSGALSGLVVLDLSRILAGPTCSQILGDLGAEVIKIERPGRGDDTRGWGPPFLKDGDGNETAESAYYLSSNRNKSSVAIDLASAEGQKLISDLAAKADILLENFKVGDLKRRGLDYESLKSANPSLIYCSVSGFGQTGPYAHRAGYDFLIQGMGGIMSLTGFPDDEGGTETKCGVGIADVMCGMYATVSILAALNHRNETGEGQYIDISLLDAQVAWLINQGVAHLVSGDVPGRLGNGHPTIVPYETFPASDQSFIIAVGNDAQFRRFCEIAGAPELADDPLYAKNADRVRNRKQLVPIIRRLTIERSASDWIAVLEEAGVPCGPVNDLGQVFSDPQILERNMRITLPHPLSGSVDLIGSPINLEKTPVQYAKAPPMLGADTAHVLQRHLGLSDATLKDLSDRGILDLGKADKNKEHSAK; this comes from the coding sequence GTGTCTGAGCCCACCACACCATCCGGAGCATTGTCCGGTCTCGTCGTCCTCGATCTCTCCCGTATTCTGGCGGGACCAACCTGTTCGCAGATCCTCGGCGATCTGGGTGCGGAAGTCATAAAGATCGAGCGGCCGGGCCGCGGCGATGATACCCGTGGCTGGGGGCCGCCTTTCCTGAAGGACGGCGACGGCAATGAAACGGCCGAAAGTGCCTATTACCTGTCGTCGAACAGGAACAAGTCTTCCGTCGCCATCGACCTTGCAAGCGCCGAAGGACAGAAACTGATTTCGGATCTGGCTGCCAAAGCCGACATTCTCCTGGAAAATTTCAAGGTCGGCGACCTGAAGCGGAGAGGGCTGGATTACGAGAGCCTGAAATCCGCCAATCCGAGCCTGATCTATTGCTCCGTGTCCGGCTTCGGCCAGACCGGACCTTACGCGCACCGCGCCGGCTATGATTTCCTGATCCAGGGCATGGGCGGCATCATGTCGTTGACCGGTTTTCCGGACGATGAGGGGGGCACCGAAACCAAGTGCGGTGTCGGCATCGCGGATGTGATGTGCGGAATGTACGCAACCGTGTCGATCCTGGCAGCCCTCAATCACCGGAATGAAACCGGCGAAGGGCAATACATCGACATCTCGTTACTGGACGCGCAGGTTGCCTGGCTCATAAACCAGGGGGTTGCTCATCTCGTGTCGGGCGACGTCCCCGGACGGCTTGGCAACGGGCATCCGACAATCGTGCCCTACGAGACCTTTCCGGCGAGCGACCAGTCCTTCATCATTGCTGTCGGAAACGACGCCCAGTTTCGCAGGTTTTGCGAAATCGCGGGAGCGCCGGAACTGGCGGATGACCCGCTCTATGCGAAGAACGCCGACCGGGTCCGTAATCGCAAACAGCTGGTCCCGATCATCCGGCGGCTGACGATCGAACGGTCCGCCAGCGACTGGATCGCCGTCCTGGAGGAGGCCGGTGTCCCTTGCGGGCCGGTCAATGACCTAGGTCAGGTGTTTTCCGATCCTCAGATCCTGGAGCGGAATATGCGCATCACGCTGCCGCATCCGCTGAGCGGATCGGTTGACCTGATCGGATCGCCCATCAATCTGGAAAAGACGCCGGTCCAATACGCGAAGGCACCTCCCATGCTGGGCGCGGACACGGCGCACGTGCTACAGCGGCATCTTGGCCTGAGCGACGCGACGCTGAAAGACCTCTCCGACCGGGGCATTCTCGACCTCGGCAAGGCAGATAAAAACAAGGAACATTCCGCCAAATGA
- a CDS encoding thiamine pyrophosphate-binding protein, translated as MTTGADIIAGKLYAAGCRHAFGIPGGEVLALMQSLDQAGMNFVLVKHENAGGFMAEGGWHADGAPGVLLATIGPGAANAINVIANAWQDRVPLVFLTGCVDQGEAESYTHQVFDHQQLLRPIVKASFSARLGALDVVMEKALAIALDGQPGPVHIDVPIKVAEGETDEAWSKTFRSFPVATAPARGSDLETALALFAKAERPIAIAGVDAVNEGASEAISAFCKKFGIPLVTSYKGKGLLDENHPLALGGAGLSPKADGHLLPLINKSDCILLLGYDPIEMRINWRNPWDADAPVVDVTPVLRTHGMHGVSATLRSAIAPVLDILSEARDVNHASWQDKEPETVRRDLDEAFAPEGEGWGPGTVFHTLRKAMPANTVATADSGAHRILVSQIWRCPQARQMLQSSALCTMGCAVPLAMGHRLVDGEAPVIAFVGDAGLEMCLGELSTLRDLKIPVIICVLVDTSLALIELKQRGSQRPNVGVDFGETDFPAVARAYGGHGVWIDNADDLKQETQAALDRNGFTVLACRISRRAYDGAF; from the coding sequence ATGACAACCGGCGCAGATATCATTGCCGGCAAGCTTTATGCTGCCGGCTGCCGCCACGCCTTCGGCATACCCGGAGGCGAGGTTCTGGCCCTCATGCAGTCCCTCGATCAGGCCGGCATGAACTTCGTGCTCGTCAAGCATGAAAACGCTGGCGGTTTCATGGCCGAGGGGGGCTGGCATGCGGACGGCGCACCGGGCGTGCTTCTGGCGACGATCGGACCGGGCGCGGCCAATGCCATCAACGTGATCGCGAATGCCTGGCAGGACCGGGTGCCGTTGGTTTTCCTAACGGGATGCGTCGACCAGGGCGAGGCTGAAAGCTACACGCACCAGGTTTTCGATCACCAGCAATTGCTCCGGCCGATCGTCAAGGCAAGCTTCTCGGCCCGGCTCGGCGCGCTTGACGTCGTGATGGAAAAGGCGCTTGCGATCGCCCTCGACGGTCAACCGGGCCCGGTTCACATCGATGTCCCGATCAAGGTAGCGGAAGGAGAGACGGACGAGGCCTGGTCGAAGACATTCCGCTCATTTCCGGTTGCGACTGCACCAGCCAGGGGATCAGATCTTGAGACTGCTCTTGCACTCTTTGCCAAGGCCGAACGGCCGATTGCGATTGCCGGGGTAGATGCTGTCAACGAAGGCGCCTCTGAAGCGATCAGTGCCTTTTGTAAAAAGTTCGGGATCCCGCTGGTCACTAGCTACAAGGGCAAGGGGCTTCTCGATGAAAACCACCCGCTTGCTCTGGGTGGGGCTGGCCTCTCCCCGAAGGCAGACGGCCACCTGCTGCCCCTGATCAACAAGAGCGACTGCATTCTTCTTCTGGGGTACGACCCGATCGAGATGCGCATCAACTGGCGCAATCCCTGGGACGCAGACGCGCCGGTTGTCGATGTCACACCGGTTTTGCGAACCCACGGCATGCATGGCGTGTCCGCGACCTTGCGCAGCGCAATTGCGCCGGTTCTGGATATTCTGAGCGAGGCGAGGGACGTCAATCACGCGAGCTGGCAGGACAAGGAACCGGAGACTGTCCGCAGGGATCTCGACGAAGCGTTTGCACCGGAAGGTGAAGGCTGGGGCCCGGGAACGGTCTTCCATACCTTGCGCAAGGCGATGCCGGCCAACACGGTTGCGACGGCGGACAGCGGTGCGCACCGTATCCTGGTCAGTCAGATCTGGCGCTGTCCGCAGGCCCGGCAGATGCTGCAGTCTTCCGCCCTCTGCACTATGGGATGTGCGGTGCCGCTTGCCATGGGTCACCGGCTGGTGGACGGCGAGGCCCCCGTCATCGCATTCGTCGGCGATGCGGGACTGGAAATGTGTCTGGGAGAATTGTCGACACTTCGGGACCTGAAGATCCCCGTCATCATCTGCGTCCTTGTCGACACAAGCCTTGCGCTGATCGAATTGAAACAGCGCGGCAGCCAACGCCCGAATGTCGGGGTCGACTTCGGCGAGACCGACTTTCCCGCCGTTGCGCGCGCCTATGGCGGCCATGGCGTCTGGATCGACAATGCCGATGACCTGAAACAGGAAACGCAAGCCGCCTTGGACCGAAACGGCTTCACGGTGCTCGCCTGCCGGATTTCGCGCCGCGCATATGACGGAGCATTTTAA
- a CDS encoding SRPBCC family protein, which yields MDTSRTARLFLGLNAAFSLLIGIDLVFAPAFAAELIFLEPAGWQTLVLRILGAGLIVFALDLILMATDRFVTKGQVLFISALDLGWILGSGALLIFANTLFSGFGAVAIVAVAVFVAVFALGQYFGAQRIVASLSQASVRSAGEKLLASVSRTVEAPKDVVWKVMTDHPRYADVADNISKVEIVAGNGEGMQRRCYGLKGENWLETCDLFDEGHAFGFRIHTEADDYPYPISKLHGEWSVVPMEEGSKFTIDIEATPKGNFLTRTLFKAAAKRQFRKVLADLADAWAARMEREARA from the coding sequence ATGGACACCTCAAGAACCGCCCGTCTTTTCCTTGGATTGAACGCTGCTTTTTCGCTCCTGATCGGCATTGATCTGGTTTTCGCTCCCGCCTTCGCCGCCGAGCTGATTTTCCTCGAACCGGCCGGGTGGCAGACACTCGTCTTGCGTATTCTGGGTGCCGGTCTGATCGTGTTTGCGCTGGATCTGATACTGATGGCGACGGACCGCTTTGTCACGAAGGGCCAAGTGCTGTTTATCAGTGCGCTTGATCTCGGCTGGATTCTGGGCAGCGGTGCTCTGCTGATATTCGCCAACACGCTTTTTTCAGGTTTCGGTGCTGTAGCGATTGTCGCTGTCGCCGTTTTCGTTGCGGTGTTTGCACTCGGTCAATATTTTGGAGCTCAAAGGATCGTGGCGTCACTCAGCCAGGCATCCGTCCGCTCGGCGGGAGAGAAACTCCTCGCCAGTGTCAGCCGAACGGTCGAAGCCCCAAAAGATGTCGTCTGGAAAGTCATGACGGATCATCCACGATATGCGGACGTCGCCGACAATATTTCCAAGGTTGAGATCGTTGCAGGAAACGGTGAAGGCATGCAGCGCAGGTGCTACGGTCTGAAGGGTGAAAACTGGCTCGAAACATGCGATTTGTTCGACGAAGGACACGCCTTCGGTTTCCGCATTCACACGGAAGCCGACGACTATCCCTACCCGATTTCAAAACTCCACGGTGAGTGGTCGGTCGTGCCGATGGAAGAGGGGTCCAAATTCACGATCGATATTGAAGCAACACCGAAAGGCAACTTCCTGACAAGAACGCTCTTCAAGGCAGCAGCGAAACGTCAATTCAGAAAGGTGCTTGCGGATCTGGCAGACGCCTGGGCGGCGCGGATGGAGCGCGAGGCAAGAGCCTGA
- a CDS encoding helix-turn-helix transcriptional regulator, with translation MTYNPNIEDLAFPGFLKNWRQRRRLSQLELSLQSGLSQRHISFLETGRSNPSRFAIAQLAEALEMPAAEVDAMLLSAGFAALSSRKGWDGDIQKAVEASIDHVLKGHAPYPAISIDRIWNLLKANDAAQRFFALAGARGEANILREILSPGPVRDCILNWNDTARALLRLLELEVARRPHDQEARQLLDELKSLDGVGDLLRHPSPDASAPVLTIRFRIEDAELELFSLIATIGMSADATLDDMRVETLLPANDATRTWFQDRFMQ, from the coding sequence ATGACTTACAATCCGAACATTGAAGATCTTGCATTTCCCGGTTTCCTGAAAAACTGGCGCCAGCGGCGCAGGCTCTCTCAGTTGGAACTCTCGTTGCAGTCAGGCCTGTCACAGCGCCATATCAGTTTCCTGGAAACCGGCCGCTCAAATCCAAGCCGGTTTGCAATCGCTCAACTCGCGGAAGCGCTGGAGATGCCGGCAGCAGAGGTCGATGCCATGTTGCTCTCGGCCGGCTTCGCTGCGCTGTCTTCCCGCAAGGGATGGGACGGTGACATTCAAAAGGCTGTCGAGGCTTCGATTGACCACGTACTGAAAGGGCACGCGCCCTATCCGGCGATTTCGATTGACCGGATCTGGAACCTCTTGAAGGCGAACGACGCTGCACAACGGTTTTTCGCCCTCGCCGGCGCACGAGGGGAGGCCAACATCCTGCGCGAGATCCTGTCGCCAGGGCCGGTGCGTGACTGCATTCTCAACTGGAACGACACGGCGCGCGCGCTCCTGCGTCTCTTGGAACTTGAAGTCGCGCGAAGGCCACACGACCAGGAGGCGCGGCAGCTGTTGGATGAGCTGAAATCGCTGGATGGGGTCGGCGATCTGCTGCGCCATCCAAGTCCAGATGCGAGCGCGCCCGTCCTCACCATCCGGTTCCGGATCGAAGACGCGGAGCTCGAATTGTTTTCCCTGATTGCCACGATCGGCATGAGCGCGGACGCGACGCTGGACGACATGCGCGTAGAAACCCTGCTGCCGGCCAATGATGCGACGCGGACCTGGTTTCAGGATCGGTTCATGCAATGA
- a CDS encoding RidA family protein, which translates to MSDRINPNSLYNSVQWGFSHAAVSEPGRLLHLAGQVAWDNDCKLVGGDDLNAQARQCLANLKAVLADQGLGPEHLVRIRTYVVNHSPDKLEPVGMALGEFWGDVTPAPNTWLGVQSLALPEFLVEIEGTAVLP; encoded by the coding sequence ATGTCCGACCGCATTAATCCCAACAGCTTGTATAACAGCGTTCAGTGGGGGTTTTCTCACGCAGCCGTTTCGGAACCGGGCAGGCTTTTGCATCTTGCGGGCCAGGTTGCCTGGGACAATGACTGCAAACTGGTCGGAGGCGACGACCTCAATGCCCAGGCGCGCCAGTGCCTTGCGAACCTCAAGGCGGTCCTGGCCGATCAGGGCCTTGGTCCTGAGCATCTGGTCCGTATCCGGACCTATGTCGTGAACCACTCACCGGACAAGCTGGAGCCAGTCGGCATGGCGCTAGGCGAATTCTGGGGCGATGTGACGCCTGCTCCGAACACCTGGCTGGGCGTCCAGTCTCTGGCCTTGCCGGAGTTTCTCGTCGAGATTGAAGGAACGGCTGTCCTGCCATAA
- a CDS encoding FAD-binding oxidoreductase — MTDTLQSFLATRLGANTVFPGNPEFDDRRLVWNGYIDRKPVAVVKVKDVTDVSEAVRTAAGRGLNVCVKGGGHNIAGSAVADGALMIDMSALDQVRIDAVNRVAQVGGGATWAQFDATAQAEGLAAPGGVVSSTGVAGLTLGGGFGWLARLHGLAADNLLSATLVLADGTLASCSADEHADLFWAVRGGSGNFGVVTEFTFKLHPVGPEVLFGPTFFDLQDARTVLNAYAEHAPSLPREACVWANLMTAPPAPVLPEERHGTTVLTLMQSYAEAPEAGYSVLKSLYGGVEPLGNALTPRAYTEAQSFLDPAYAAGARNYWRTHNHHALTPELIDTLIELAQTLPTPESEILICQLGGAVADVGADATAFPHRQIPFMSTPGARWHDPANDEAMVAWLTSVSDRISSHAVPGSYVNFIAESDGQALSAYQGNLKRLAAIKRKYDPHNLFRFNQNIAPARAAEIA, encoded by the coding sequence ATGACAGACACTCTCCAGAGCTTCCTTGCAACGCGTCTTGGTGCGAATACCGTGTTCCCGGGGAACCCCGAATTCGACGACAGACGACTGGTCTGGAACGGCTATATCGACCGCAAACCGGTCGCCGTCGTGAAGGTCAAAGATGTTACCGATGTCAGCGAAGCGGTCCGGACAGCCGCCGGGCGCGGGCTGAATGTGTGCGTCAAGGGCGGAGGCCACAACATAGCCGGGTCAGCGGTCGCCGACGGTGCCCTGATGATCGACATGTCGGCATTGGACCAAGTCCGGATCGATGCGGTCAACCGGGTTGCTCAGGTGGGCGGCGGGGCCACCTGGGCGCAATTCGATGCCACCGCACAAGCAGAGGGACTGGCGGCTCCCGGTGGCGTCGTCTCCTCAACCGGCGTTGCCGGGTTGACGCTTGGAGGCGGTTTCGGGTGGCTCGCACGGCTGCATGGGCTGGCAGCCGACAACCTGTTGTCCGCCACACTCGTTCTGGCAGACGGTACCCTTGCGAGCTGCTCGGCCGATGAACACGCCGATCTTTTTTGGGCTGTCCGGGGTGGCAGCGGAAATTTTGGCGTCGTGACCGAGTTCACGTTCAAGCTGCACCCGGTCGGACCGGAGGTCCTTTTCGGCCCGACATTTTTCGACCTGCAGGATGCGCGCACTGTCCTGAACGCTTACGCAGAGCATGCACCATCGCTGCCGCGCGAGGCCTGCGTCTGGGCCAACCTGATGACAGCGCCGCCGGCTCCCGTCCTGCCTGAAGAGAGACACGGGACGACGGTCCTGACCCTGATGCAATCCTACGCCGAGGCGCCGGAAGCAGGATACTCTGTCCTGAAATCCCTCTATGGCGGCGTGGAACCCCTTGGAAATGCGCTGACACCGCGTGCCTATACAGAAGCTCAGAGCTTTCTCGACCCGGCCTACGCAGCCGGTGCACGGAACTACTGGCGGACACATAATCATCACGCGCTTACGCCGGAATTGATCGACACCCTGATCGAGTTGGCTCAAACCTTGCCGACACCCGAATCTGAGATCCTGATATGCCAGCTCGGCGGAGCTGTTGCCGATGTCGGTGCCGATGCAACTGCTTTTCCCCATCGTCAAATTCCGTTCATGTCGACACCGGGCGCACGCTGGCACGACCCGGCAAACGATGAGGCCATGGTCGCCTGGCTGACATCTGTGTCCGATCGCATCTCAAGCCATGCCGTTCCCGGGTCTTACGTGAATTTCATAGCCGAGAGCGATGGGCAAGCATTGTCCGCCTATCAAGGCAATCTCAAACGGCTGGCAGCGATCAAACGCAAATACGATCCGCATAACCTCTTCAGATTTAACCAGAACATTGCCCCCGCCCGTGCCGCCGAGATCGCATAG
- a CDS encoding helix-turn-helix domain-containing protein, translated as MPYKGYGQYCPLALAAEVLCERWTLLVISRVIDGCTRFNEIHRGVPKISATLLSQRLSSLEHAGLISRRALDNGRGFSYELTEAGRDLDPIIMNLAVWGQKWSRDMETEDLDPAFLAWSMHTRLNVDAMPEQRIVMEFAFSGTHKGFSRFWLVVEDGNVDMCLKYPGLEVDLTISSDIRRFVESWRGMRDLRSEIANGHLNVVGQEKYRRALPEWLMLSALAQFPRQTGAEAEIDCTDDIAKAG; from the coding sequence ATGCCTTATAAAGGGTATGGACAGTACTGCCCGCTTGCCTTGGCGGCGGAAGTTCTCTGCGAACGCTGGACCTTGCTGGTCATCAGCCGCGTGATTGATGGCTGTACGCGCTTCAACGAAATTCATCGTGGTGTGCCCAAGATCTCTGCGACTTTGCTGAGCCAGCGATTGTCGAGCCTGGAACATGCCGGATTGATTTCACGCCGCGCACTCGATAACGGACGCGGTTTCTCCTATGAGCTGACGGAGGCCGGGCGCGATCTGGATCCCATCATCATGAACCTGGCGGTCTGGGGCCAGAAGTGGTCCCGCGACATGGAAACGGAGGATCTCGATCCCGCTTTCCTGGCGTGGAGCATGCACACCAGACTGAATGTCGACGCCATGCCCGAACAGCGGATCGTGATGGAATTTGCCTTCTCAGGAACGCACAAGGGTTTCAGCCGTTTCTGGCTCGTTGTCGAAGACGGAAATGTCGATATGTGCCTGAAATACCCTGGGCTTGAAGTGGACCTCACGATCAGTTCGGATATCCGCCGTTTCGTGGAATCCTGGAGAGGTATGCGGGACTTGCGCAGCGAAATCGCCAACGGCCACCTGAACGTTGTGGGACAGGAAAAATATCGCAGGGCCCTGCCGGAGTGGCTGATGCTGAGCGCTCTGGCACAGTTTCCGAGACAGACCGGCGCCGAAGCGGAAATCGACTGCACAGACGATATCGCAAAGGCAGGTTAG
- a CDS encoding TRAP transporter permease: MSEPTGPISADVDQGSPNGLRGWQGLAFGFLCVFYAAWHLYSLNIAPLETWLFRILHIAGALVLGFGLTGILLVGGDKRWRNDRLELVIALVAAIPVLYASGLVAYGLSQYWTTGTVENPDAVFANFGITLAGGTLLAIVSGWFLRGKEGSVAPTDWVLLIASLASTGFIVLSLDALNLRLRAGTPFADPQNAWAAFVAVALMLELTRRVAGLALVVIALVFVGYSFLGPWLPGFLEHRGYDAKRFFSYIFTDNGILGPTTAVSSTYIILFIIFAAFLQSSKVGDYFVNLAFATAGRARGGPAKVAVFASGLMGMINGTSAGNVVSTGSLTIPLMKRVGYQPQSAGAIEAAASTGGQIMPPIMGAGAFIMAEITGIPYTELVVAALIPAVLYFVSIYFMVDFEARRLGMRGMTNEEVPKFRNLAKQAFLFLPIVILVGSLFLGYSVIRAGTLAIASAAVVSWLTPFRMGIREIIEALRNASQMSIQIITVCATAGIIVGVISLTGVGARFSSLLFELAETSKLLALIFAMIISIILGMGMPTTAAYAVAASVVAPGLIELGIAPLVAHFFVFYFAVVSAITPPVALAAYAGAAIAGSEPMRTSVTAFRVGLAAFIVPYMFFYSPGLLLEASWLEIIRNAVTAIIGVYLLSGAVQAYLMGPLAPIWRVLLLAAALCMISGDWRTDIVGILLGAGIWLKSRSDTRSVSKAA; this comes from the coding sequence ATGTCCGAACCCACAGGCCCGATTTCCGCAGATGTCGATCAGGGCAGCCCCAACGGCCTTCGCGGATGGCAGGGGTTGGCATTCGGTTTCCTATGCGTCTTTTACGCGGCTTGGCATCTTTACAGCTTGAACATTGCCCCGCTTGAAACGTGGCTCTTTCGCATTCTGCACATCGCAGGAGCGCTGGTCCTCGGCTTCGGACTGACAGGCATCCTTCTTGTTGGCGGCGATAAGCGCTGGCGGAATGACCGGCTTGAGCTTGTCATCGCACTAGTTGCTGCAATTCCCGTTCTGTATGCGTCCGGCCTGGTGGCATACGGCCTCTCTCAATACTGGACGACCGGCACGGTCGAAAACCCGGACGCCGTCTTTGCGAATTTCGGGATCACGCTTGCCGGCGGAACACTGCTTGCGATCGTTTCGGGCTGGTTCCTGCGTGGCAAGGAAGGCTCTGTCGCGCCAACCGACTGGGTGCTCCTGATTGCAAGCCTTGCGTCAACGGGTTTTATCGTTCTGAGCCTTGATGCGCTGAACCTGAGACTGCGTGCCGGAACACCTTTTGCCGACCCGCAAAATGCCTGGGCGGCTTTTGTTGCCGTCGCGCTCATGCTCGAACTGACACGGCGCGTTGCCGGCCTTGCTCTCGTCGTCATTGCGTTGGTGTTCGTGGGCTACTCCTTTCTGGGGCCATGGCTTCCCGGATTTCTCGAACATCGCGGCTATGATGCCAAGCGCTTCTTCAGCTACATTTTTACCGACAACGGTATTCTTGGGCCCACAACCGCAGTTTCGTCGACCTACATCATCCTGTTCATCATTTTCGCTGCATTTCTGCAAAGCTCGAAGGTTGGCGACTATTTCGTCAATCTCGCCTTTGCAACGGCGGGCCGTGCCCGCGGCGGGCCTGCCAAGGTCGCCGTTTTCGCCTCCGGTCTGATGGGCATGATCAACGGCACCTCTGCCGGAAACGTCGTCTCGACAGGCTCGCTCACGATCCCGCTGATGAAACGTGTCGGCTATCAACCGCAATCTGCAGGCGCGATAGAGGCTGCTGCGTCCACCGGCGGGCAGATCATGCCGCCGATCATGGGCGCCGGTGCGTTCATCATGGCCGAAATCACCGGCATCCCCTACACCGAACTCGTTGTCGCAGCGCTGATCCCCGCGGTGCTTTACTTCGTGTCGATCTACTTCATGGTCGACTTTGAGGCACGCCGGCTTGGCATGCGCGGCATGACCAACGAGGAAGTGCCGAAGTTCCGGAACCTGGCGAAACAGGCGTTCCTGTTCCTGCCCATCGTCATTCTGGTCGGTTCGCTCTTTCTGGGGTACTCGGTCATCCGGGCAGGGACACTTGCCATTGCCTCGGCCGCGGTGGTGAGCTGGCTGACCCCGTTTCGCATGGGAATTCGAGAGATCATCGAAGCGCTGCGCAACGCGTCCCAGATGTCGATCCAGATCATCACGGTCTGCGCGACCGCCGGGATCATTGTCGGCGTGATTTCCCTGACCGGTGTCGGCGCGCGGTTCTCGTCTCTGCTGTTTGAGCTCGCCGAAACCAGCAAGTTGCTTGCACTCATTTTCGCGATGATCATTTCGATCATTCTGGGAATGGGCATGCCGACAACAGCAGCCTACGCGGTCGCAGCGTCCGTCGTCGCGCCCGGCCTGATCGAACTCGGCATTGCCCCGCTCGTTGCACATTTTTTCGTGTTCTACTTCGCGGTCGTCTCGGCGATCACACCGCCGGTCGCACTTGCCGCCTATGCGGGCGCTGCCATCGCGGGGTCGGAGCCAATGCGCACCTCTGTGACCGCCTTCCGGGTCGGCCTTGCCGCCTTCATTGTCCCATACATGTTCTTTTACAGCCCCGGTCTGCTGCTGGAAGCAAGCTGGCTGGAGATCATCCGCAACGCGGTAACGGCAATCATCGGCGTCTATCTCCTGTCGGGCGCTGTTCAGGCTTATCTCATGGGACCGCTTGCCCCAATCTGGCGGGTTCTGCTCCTGGCAGCAGCGCTGTGCATGATCTCTGGTGACTGGCGCACGGACATTGTCGGTATTCTTCTTGGAGCAGGTATCTGGCTCAAGTCGCGGAGCGATACCCGATCCGTCTCGAAGGCAGCATAG